In the Streptomyces fradiae ATCC 10745 = DSM 40063 genome, one interval contains:
- a CDS encoding DUF350 domain-containing protein has protein sequence MIDIVNGLGRAASYGGLGLVLLILGIVLMDVLTPGSLRRLIWEERNRNGALLLSSALLGIGGIVFTSIWSTYDDFGKGLVSTAVFGLLGLVMMAVAFVVVDWLTPGRLGALLVHPEPHPAVWVTASCNIAVSAIVSASIA, from the coding sequence ATGATCGACATTGTCAACGGACTCGGCCGTGCCGCCTCTTACGGCGGCCTCGGACTGGTCCTGCTGATCCTCGGCATCGTGCTGATGGACGTGCTGACACCCGGCAGCCTCCGGCGCCTCATATGGGAGGAGCGCAACCGCAACGGCGCCCTGCTGCTGAGCTCGGCGCTGCTGGGCATCGGCGGGATCGTCTTCACCTCCATCTGGTCGACGTACGACGACTTCGGCAAGGGCCTGGTGTCGACCGCCGTCTTCGGGCTGCTGGGGCTGGTGATGATGGCGGTGGCGTTCGTGGTGGTGGACTGGCTCACGCCGGGCCGCCTGGGAGCGCTGCTGGTCCATCCGGAACCGCACCCTGCGGTGTGGGTGACCGCCTCCTGCAACATCGCGGTGTCCGCGATCGTGTCGGCGTCCATCGCCTGA
- a CDS encoding NADPH-dependent FMN reductase: MSSTNDRRPTSFLVMTGSRRADSYNTKLARLAVEAVDANGASSALASVRDFEVPDYDGDTERTDGVPPGARRFRDRLRAVDALVIASPEYNASVPGVLKNLIDWTSRLRPQPFNELQALLLSASPSMVGGNRGLWALRVPLEHLGARVYPDMFSLAAAHSQLDADGRIADETLRRRFETNIVNFMNLVEATTHYPCVKKAWVEYLGERPDPAFDRTQAETG; this comes from the coding sequence ATGAGCAGCACGAACGACCGCCGGCCGACGTCGTTCCTCGTCATGACCGGCTCCCGGCGGGCCGACTCGTACAACACGAAGCTGGCCCGGCTGGCCGTGGAGGCGGTCGACGCCAACGGGGCGTCCTCCGCCCTCGCCTCCGTCCGGGACTTCGAGGTGCCGGACTACGACGGTGACACCGAGCGGACCGACGGCGTCCCGCCCGGCGCCCGGCGGTTCCGGGACCGGCTCCGCGCCGTGGACGCCCTCGTCATCGCCTCGCCCGAGTACAACGCCTCCGTGCCCGGGGTCCTGAAGAACCTGATCGACTGGACGTCCCGCCTGCGCCCGCAGCCCTTCAACGAGCTGCAGGCGCTGCTGCTGTCCGCGTCGCCGTCCATGGTCGGCGGCAACCGCGGCCTGTGGGCCCTGCGCGTCCCGCTGGAGCACCTGGGCGCCCGCGTCTACCCGGACATGTTCTCCCTGGCGGCCGCCCACTCCCAGCTCGACGCGGACGGCCGCATCGCGGACGAGACCCTCCGGAGGCGCTTCGAGACGAACATCGTCAACTTCATGAACCTCGTCGAGGCCACCACGCACTACCCGTGCGTCAAGAAGGCCTGGGTCGAGTACCTCGGGGAGCGCCCCGACCCCGCCTTCGACCGCACCCAGGCCGAGACGGGCTGA
- a CDS encoding aromatic acid exporter family protein, whose amino-acid sequence MAKTPHPLEALRAEARSVAGAVRRACAGPGRERDLAAQSLKAALAALVAWIVASRVLHAPMAFIAPWAAVALVRSTVYRSLTESLEQLAAIALGTTLATAAGTALGDPTLAMALVLPVVLLLGNWRRLGDQGVYGATAALFTLTTGDSGVEQGVARLLETGLGAAVGVAVNLLVRPPVYLRDSRNALRTASGAVSACLSSVARGLGGGSWDHGDAREWDEQARRAVELVGGARSALARTEESTRLNPAAPGRAHLLRHGGPYAHALYVLEEVARYTRDLTHTLMEAADDGAVRPRPEDDVAVRYGALLERAAAALEAYRRVVEEDSGPARSRLRRAVADAEAAHGDLHRLLADRGTADPEWMGLYGSLLVDAHRAVRLLLEEPPHGGPDGGGRGSGEGPGTGRGGPLGAGSGPGAGRGSGRGSGTGDG is encoded by the coding sequence ATGGCCAAGACCCCGCATCCCCTCGAGGCGCTGCGCGCCGAGGCCCGGTCGGTGGCGGGCGCGGTACGGCGTGCCTGCGCCGGACCGGGCCGCGAGCGCGACCTGGCCGCCCAGTCGCTGAAGGCCGCGCTGGCCGCCCTGGTCGCGTGGATCGTCGCGAGCCGGGTGCTGCACGCCCCGATGGCGTTCATCGCCCCGTGGGCGGCGGTCGCCCTCGTACGGTCCACGGTGTACCGGTCGCTCACGGAGAGCCTGGAGCAGCTCGCCGCCATCGCCCTGGGCACCACCCTGGCGACCGCCGCGGGGACGGCGCTCGGCGACCCGACACTCGCGATGGCGCTGGTGCTGCCGGTCGTCCTGCTCCTCGGCAACTGGCGGCGACTCGGCGATCAGGGCGTCTACGGGGCCACCGCCGCCCTGTTCACCCTCACCACCGGTGACTCCGGCGTCGAGCAGGGGGTCGCGCGGCTGCTGGAGACCGGGCTGGGCGCGGCCGTCGGTGTCGCCGTCAACCTGCTGGTCCGGCCCCCGGTCTACCTGCGGGACAGCCGCAACGCCCTGCGTACCGCCTCAGGCGCCGTCTCCGCGTGCCTCTCCTCCGTCGCCCGCGGGCTGGGCGGCGGGTCCTGGGACCACGGCGACGCCCGCGAGTGGGACGAGCAGGCGAGGCGGGCCGTCGAACTGGTGGGTGGGGCGCGCAGCGCGCTCGCCAGGACCGAGGAGAGCACCCGTCTCAACCCGGCCGCGCCGGGCCGGGCGCATCTGCTGCGGCACGGCGGCCCGTACGCCCACGCCCTGTACGTCCTGGAGGAGGTGGCCCGTTACACGCGCGACCTGACCCACACCCTGATGGAGGCCGCCGACGACGGCGCGGTCAGGCCGCGTCCGGAGGACGACGTGGCGGTGCGGTACGGCGCGCTGCTGGAGCGGGCCGCGGCGGCCCTGGAGGCGTACCGCCGGGTCGTCGAGGAGGACTCCGGGCCCGCGCGGTCCCGGCTGCGGCGGGCGGTCGCGGACGCCGAGGCCGCGCACGGGGACCTGCACCGGCTGCTCGCGGACCGCGGCACCGCCGACCCGGAGTGGATGGGCCTGTACGGCTCGCTGCTGGTGGATGCCCACCGGGCCGTACGGCTGCTGCTGGAGGAGCCGCCGCACGGCGGCCCGGACGGCGGGGGCCGCGGCTCGGGCGAGGGCCCGGGCACCGGCCGGGGCGGGCCCTTGGGAGCGGGCTCGGGACCGGGCGCCGGAAGGGGCTCCGGAAGGGGCTCGGGCACGGGTGACGGCTGA
- a CDS encoding DUF488 domain-containing protein — translation MDARLVTFGHGTAPRERIVELLRGADVRTLVDVRTAPGSRRDPEVARGRLSEWLPQSGVAYRWEPDLGGFRKPPAGSPDVVWRNTSFRGYAAHTRTPAFVAAMDRLLGEAEAEAEDGDGDGDGDGGAGGAGAGRTAVMCGETVWWRCHRRLIADFAVLARGVPTAHLMHDGRLTPHTPTPGVRLRDDGLLVYDDIAAADRKAATRTAPTRKGPTR, via the coding sequence ATGGACGCCAGGCTGGTCACGTTCGGGCACGGCACCGCGCCGCGGGAGCGCATCGTGGAGCTGCTGCGGGGCGCGGACGTGCGCACGCTGGTCGACGTGCGCACCGCGCCGGGCAGCCGCCGCGACCCGGAGGTCGCCCGGGGCCGGCTCTCCGAGTGGCTGCCGCAGAGCGGGGTGGCCTACCGGTGGGAGCCGGACCTCGGCGGGTTCCGCAAGCCGCCCGCCGGCAGTCCGGACGTCGTCTGGCGCAACACCTCCTTCCGGGGCTACGCGGCCCACACGCGCACGCCCGCCTTCGTCGCGGCCATGGACCGGCTGCTCGGCGAGGCGGAGGCGGAGGCGGAGGACGGGGACGGGGACGGGGACGGGGATGGGGGCGCGGGCGGGGCCGGGGCCGGGCGTACGGCGGTGATGTGCGGCGAGACGGTGTGGTGGCGCTGCCACCGGCGGCTCATCGCCGACTTCGCGGTCCTGGCCAGGGGCGTGCCCACCGCGCACCTGATGCACGACGGGCGGCTGACGCCGCACACTCCGACGCCCGGCGTACGGCTGCGGGACGACGGGCTGCTCGTCTACGACGACATCGCCGCGGCCGACCGGAAAGCGGCCACGCGAACGGCGCCCACCCGGAAGGGGCCCACGCGGTAG
- a CDS encoding glucose 1-dehydrogenase, with the protein MRALTVRPGPEPSTEVRELGTPVPADAELLVRGVALGVCGTDREIAGGHYGTPPAGRDWMVAGHESLGRVEEAPPGSGFSPGDLVVGVVRRPDPEPCGACARGLFDMCRNGRYRERGIKELDGYGAGYWTVEHDYAVALDPRLEPVGTLLEPASVVAKAWQQVDLVGARSWFEPRRVVVTGAGPIGLLAALIGVERGLETHVLDRVERGPKPALVRALGAEYHSGDAEDVLDAVRPDVVIEATGAARVVFAAVSGTRPYGVVCLTGVSPAGRHITVDAGAANRGLVLENDVVVGSVNANVDHYRQAAAVLARADGAWLERLITRRVPLEGYREALDAREDDVKVVITLDGAG; encoded by the coding sequence ATGCGCGCGCTGACGGTCCGGCCCGGCCCGGAGCCCTCGACGGAGGTGCGGGAGCTCGGCACACCCGTACCCGCCGATGCGGAGCTGCTGGTCAGAGGGGTGGCGCTCGGGGTGTGCGGTACCGACCGGGAGATCGCCGGGGGCCACTACGGCACCCCGCCCGCGGGGCGCGACTGGATGGTCGCCGGGCACGAGTCGCTGGGGCGGGTGGAGGAGGCGCCGCCCGGCAGCGGCTTCTCCCCCGGCGACCTCGTCGTCGGCGTGGTCCGCCGGCCGGACCCCGAGCCGTGCGGGGCGTGCGCGCGCGGCCTTTTCGACATGTGCCGCAACGGCCGCTACCGCGAGCGGGGCATCAAGGAACTGGACGGCTACGGCGCCGGGTACTGGACCGTGGAGCACGACTACGCCGTGGCGCTCGACCCGCGCCTCGAACCGGTGGGCACGCTGCTGGAGCCGGCCTCCGTGGTCGCCAAGGCGTGGCAGCAGGTGGACCTGGTGGGGGCGCGTTCCTGGTTCGAGCCGCGCCGCGTCGTCGTGACCGGAGCCGGGCCGATCGGGCTGCTCGCCGCGCTGATCGGCGTGGAGCGGGGCTTGGAGACCCACGTGCTGGACCGTGTCGAGCGGGGCCCGAAGCCGGCGCTCGTCCGGGCGCTCGGCGCGGAGTACCACAGCGGCGACGCCGAGGACGTGCTGGACGCCGTGCGGCCCGACGTGGTGATCGAGGCGACCGGGGCGGCGCGGGTGGTGTTCGCCGCCGTCTCGGGGACCCGGCCGTACGGGGTGGTCTGCCTGACCGGTGTGTCGCCGGCGGGGCGGCACATCACCGTGGACGCGGGCGCCGCCAACCGGGGTCTGGTCCTGGAGAACGACGTGGTCGTCGGCTCCGTGAACGCCAACGTCGACCACTACCGGCAGGCCGCCGCCGTGCTGGCGCGGGCCGACGGGGCGTGGCTGGAGCGCCTGATCACCCGGCGGGTGCCGCTGGAGGGGTACCGGGAGGCCTTAGACGCGCGGGAGGACGACGTGAAGGTCGTCATCACCCTGGACGGCGCCGGCTGA
- a CDS encoding DUF1622 domain-containing protein — translation MIMSVELLPESTLSDVIGLMVRLVEFAGALVIFLGAAWAFVQFAKAGLKGRGRVAGFNRIRLSLGRFLVLGLEFQLAGDVLRTAVAPSFTEIGQLAAIAAIRTALNYFLGREIAQERAELARGEAPEGRRPAEGMPT, via the coding sequence ATGATCATGTCGGTGGAGCTGCTGCCCGAGTCGACCCTGAGCGACGTCATCGGGCTGATGGTCCGGCTCGTCGAGTTCGCCGGGGCGCTGGTCATCTTCCTGGGCGCGGCCTGGGCGTTCGTCCAGTTCGCCAAGGCCGGGCTGAAGGGTCGCGGCCGGGTGGCCGGCTTCAACCGGATCCGGCTCAGCCTCGGGCGCTTCCTCGTGCTCGGCCTGGAGTTCCAGCTCGCGGGGGACGTGCTGCGCACGGCGGTCGCGCCCAGCTTCACCGAGATCGGGCAACTCGCGGCCATCGCCGCCATCCGTACCGCGCTCAACTACTTCCTGGGCCGGGAGATCGCGCAGGAGCGGGCCGAGCTCGCGCGCGGCGAGGCACCGGAGGGGCGGCGCCCCGCGGAGGGGATGCCGACGTGA
- a CDS encoding gluconokinase translates to MPDRARPLVVVTGVSGSGKSTVGRALAGRLGVPYEEGDDLHPPENIAKMEAGAPLTDRDREPWLDRVAAWLGGRLQDGGGGVVACSGLKRRYRDRLAAVSPRVFFVHLHGPVELIAGRMAARRGHFMPPALLRSQVAALEPLAPDEHGAAVSVEGTPEETVALALRAVRQRHSPGAAGEGRGPGPEAPE, encoded by the coding sequence ATGCCGGACCGCGCAAGGCCGCTGGTGGTCGTCACGGGGGTCTCCGGATCGGGCAAGTCCACGGTCGGCCGGGCCCTGGCGGGCCGGCTGGGTGTGCCGTACGAGGAGGGCGACGACCTCCATCCTCCGGAGAACATCGCGAAGATGGAAGCCGGGGCGCCTCTGACGGACCGGGACCGGGAGCCCTGGCTGGACCGGGTCGCCGCCTGGCTCGGCGGGCGGCTCCAGGACGGCGGTGGCGGCGTGGTCGCCTGCTCGGGGCTGAAGCGGCGGTACCGGGACCGGCTCGCCGCCGTGTCGCCCCGCGTCTTCTTCGTCCACCTGCACGGCCCGGTCGAGCTGATCGCCGGCCGCATGGCCGCCCGGCGGGGCCACTTCATGCCGCCCGCCCTGTTGCGCTCGCAGGTCGCCGCCCTGGAGCCACTGGCGCCTGACGAGCACGGCGCCGCCGTCTCCGTCGAGGGCACGCCCGAGGAGACGGTGGCGCTGGCGCTCCGCGCGGTGCGCCAGCGCCACTCGCCGGGAGCGGCGGGAGAGGGGCGCGGGCCGGGGCCCGAGGCTCCGGAGTGA
- a CDS encoding rhomboid family intramembrane serine protease, with product MVIPVHDVNPSRRTPWVTYVLIAVNVAVFLRTPGMAGSLAGEGGLAQWCRLESFLDQWAAVPRELIQGRLPELVPTGQTGVGPAGPGCVVAPPDYEKSPPLSALTAMFLHGGWLHLLGNMLFLWVFGDNVEDRLGKVRYLLFYVLCGYAATYGFALVDPDSATPLIGASGAVAGVLGAYLVLYPKVRVWVLVPFLIMLPLRLPAWSVLGLWFVLQAVYSYGAGVSQAGSVAYLAHVVGFAVGMLCAWPLRRGTPPPPEPGGALWGRDARPGPVWPGYPPDRRPGPGR from the coding sequence GTGGTCATTCCCGTTCATGATGTGAACCCCTCGCGGCGGACCCCCTGGGTGACGTACGTGCTGATCGCGGTCAACGTCGCCGTCTTCCTGCGCACTCCGGGCATGGCCGGGTCCCTCGCGGGCGAGGGCGGGCTGGCGCAGTGGTGCCGGCTGGAGTCGTTCCTGGACCAGTGGGCGGCCGTGCCGCGCGAGCTGATCCAAGGCCGCCTCCCCGAGCTGGTGCCGACCGGCCAGACCGGGGTGGGACCCGCCGGGCCGGGCTGTGTGGTGGCACCGCCCGACTACGAGAAGTCGCCGCCGCTGTCCGCCCTCACGGCGATGTTCCTGCACGGCGGCTGGCTCCACCTGCTCGGCAACATGCTCTTCCTCTGGGTGTTCGGCGACAACGTCGAGGACCGTCTCGGCAAGGTGCGCTACCTGCTGTTCTACGTCCTGTGCGGCTACGCGGCCACGTACGGCTTCGCCCTGGTGGACCCCGACTCGGCCACGCCCCTCATCGGCGCGTCGGGCGCCGTGGCCGGGGTGCTCGGGGCGTATCTGGTGCTCTACCCCAAGGTGCGGGTGTGGGTGCTGGTGCCGTTCCTGATCATGCTGCCGCTGCGCCTGCCCGCCTGGTCGGTGCTGGGGCTGTGGTTCGTGCTCCAGGCCGTGTACTCGTACGGGGCGGGCGTCTCGCAGGCGGGCAGCGTGGCGTACCTGGCCCATGTCGTCGGCTTCGCGGTCGGCATGCTCTGCGCCTGGCCGCTGCGCCGGGGCACCCCGCCGCCCCCGGAGCCGGGCGGAGCGCTGTGGGGCCGCGACGCGCGGCCCGGACCGGTCTGGCCGGGATACCCACCGGACCGCCGCCCCGGCCCAGGGCGGTGA
- a CDS encoding MFS transporter — protein MTRTTTAAAGISPRPEVQRRILTVLVAGQILSGAGLAAGVTVGALLAQDMLGSTSLAGLPSALFTAGSALAAVAVGRVSQARGRRPGLAAGYLTGAVGSAGVLAAAVLGRPVLLFVALFVYGAGTATNLQARYAGADLAAPAHRGRAVSTVLVATTVGGVAGPNLAAPTGHLAEALGIPHLAGPFILAGLAYALAALVLAVWLRPDPLLLARTLAEEEEAAAAAGAAAADPADLPEGRGGVALGGLVMVLSQLVMVAIMTMTPVHMHGHGHGTAASGLVIAVHIGAMYLPSPLTGRLVDRHGRLKVAAASGLTLLASGTVAALAPGDSVPLLALALALLGLGWNFGLVAGTAIITDNVPLATRARTQGLVDVAVAVAGATGGMASGIVVAATGYPVLALAGGVLSLALLPVVAAARRRP, from the coding sequence GTGACCCGCACGACCACCGCCGCCGCGGGGATATCGCCCCGTCCCGAGGTGCAGCGCCGCATCCTCACCGTCCTGGTCGCCGGCCAGATCCTCAGCGGCGCGGGTCTCGCCGCCGGCGTCACCGTCGGCGCCCTGCTCGCGCAGGACATGCTCGGCTCCACCAGCCTCGCCGGACTGCCGAGCGCCCTGTTCACCGCCGGCTCGGCGCTCGCCGCCGTGGCCGTCGGCCGCGTCTCCCAGGCCCGCGGGCGCCGTCCCGGCCTCGCCGCCGGATACCTCACCGGCGCCGTAGGCTCGGCCGGCGTCCTCGCCGCCGCCGTCCTCGGCCGGCCGGTCCTGCTGTTCGTCGCCCTCTTCGTCTACGGGGCGGGCACCGCCACCAACCTCCAGGCGCGCTACGCCGGAGCCGACCTCGCCGCCCCCGCCCACCGCGGCCGAGCCGTCTCCACCGTCCTGGTCGCCACCACTGTCGGCGGTGTCGCGGGACCCAACCTCGCCGCCCCCACCGGCCACCTCGCCGAGGCCCTCGGCATCCCGCATCTCGCCGGGCCGTTCATCCTGGCCGGCCTCGCCTACGCGCTGGCCGCGCTCGTCCTCGCGGTGTGGCTGCGGCCCGACCCGCTGCTCCTGGCCCGCACCCTCGCCGAGGAGGAGGAGGCCGCCGCTGCCGCCGGCGCGGCCGCCGCCGACCCCGCGGACCTCCCGGAAGGCCGCGGCGGGGTGGCCCTGGGCGGTCTCGTCATGGTGCTCAGCCAGCTCGTCATGGTCGCGATCATGACGATGACCCCCGTGCACATGCACGGCCACGGCCATGGCACCGCCGCCTCCGGTCTGGTCATCGCCGTCCACATCGGCGCCATGTACCTGCCCTCGCCGCTGACCGGCCGGCTCGTCGACCGCCACGGCCGGTTGAAGGTCGCCGCGGCCTCCGGCCTGACGCTCCTCGCCTCGGGGACCGTCGCCGCCCTGGCGCCGGGCGACTCCGTCCCCCTCCTCGCCCTCGCCCTGGCCCTGCTGGGACTGGGCTGGAACTTCGGCCTGGTGGCCGGCACCGCGATCATCACCGACAACGTCCCGCTCGCCACCCGCGCCAGGACGCAGGGGCTCGTCGACGTCGCGGTCGCCGTCGCCGGTGCCACCGGCGGTATGGCCTCCGGGATCGTGGTCGCCGCCACCGGCTACCCCGTCCTGGCCCTCGCGGGCGGCGTCCTCTCCCTCGCCCTCCTGCCCGTGGTCGCCGCCGCCCGCCGCCGGCCGTGA
- a CDS encoding TerC family protein: protein MDSVSFAVPLWVWGAVTAGIAVMLAVDLIAHRDSHVIGFREAAWWSALWIAIGLGFGLILLVWQGGETASTYYAGYLIEKALSIDNVFVFALVFSFFAVPDAYQHKVLFWGVIGALGARLVFIFVGVELLEVFFWTAYVFGAFLIYTGWKMAVSKDAEVHPDRNPVVRVVRRIIPTDSAYHGDRFFIRVDGRRVATLLFVALVAIEATDLVFAVDSVAAVLAITTNTFLVWTANAFAVLGLRSLYFCLAGLLRRFAYLHYGLAVLLAFAGVKLILSETPVGKLPIPLTLGFIAVTITVSIVWSLLATRGAPPGGDGRPAEPAGQGGTSGTTPPATAPRPAPRDEDTP from the coding sequence ATGGATTCCGTGTCGTTCGCCGTCCCGCTCTGGGTGTGGGGCGCGGTGACCGCGGGCATCGCCGTGATGCTCGCCGTCGATCTGATCGCCCACCGCGACAGCCATGTCATCGGCTTCCGGGAGGCCGCCTGGTGGAGCGCCCTGTGGATCGCCATCGGCCTCGGCTTCGGCCTGATCCTGCTGGTGTGGCAGGGCGGCGAGACCGCCTCCACCTACTACGCCGGCTATCTGATCGAGAAGGCCCTGTCGATCGACAACGTCTTCGTCTTCGCGCTGGTCTTCTCCTTCTTCGCCGTCCCCGACGCCTACCAGCACAAGGTCCTCTTCTGGGGCGTCATCGGAGCGCTCGGCGCACGGCTGGTGTTCATCTTCGTCGGCGTCGAACTGCTGGAGGTCTTCTTCTGGACCGCCTACGTGTTCGGCGCGTTCCTGATCTACACGGGATGGAAGATGGCCGTCTCCAAGGACGCGGAGGTCCACCCCGACCGCAATCCGGTCGTCCGCGTCGTCAGGAGGATCATCCCGACCGACTCGGCCTACCACGGCGACCGGTTCTTCATCCGCGTCGACGGCCGGCGGGTGGCGACCCTGCTGTTCGTGGCGCTGGTCGCGATCGAGGCCACCGACCTGGTGTTCGCCGTCGACTCCGTCGCCGCCGTCCTGGCGATCACCACCAACACCTTCCTGGTGTGGACCGCCAACGCCTTCGCCGTCCTCGGCCTGCGCAGCCTGTACTTCTGCCTGGCCGGGCTCCTGCGCCGCTTCGCCTACCTCCACTACGGCCTGGCGGTCCTCCTCGCCTTCGCCGGCGTCAAGCTCATCCTGTCGGAGACCCCCGTCGGCAAGCTCCCCATCCCCCTCACGCTGGGCTTCATCGCCGTCACCATCACCGTCTCCATCGTCTGGTCCCTCCTCGCCACCCGCGGCGCTCCCCCCGGCGGCGACGGCCGGCCGGCCGAGCCCGCCGGGCAGGGCGGCACGTCGGGCACCACCCCGCCCGCCACCGCGCCCCGACCCGCCCCGCGCGACGAGGACACCCCCTGA
- a CDS encoding universal stress protein: MSSPVPPSPPMPLTAALPDPAAIAAAAPAPVVAPPVTALLADSVRDVAVIDTAVRLAGPRRAPLLIVVALPQHPHPPPTPEADEYAARLVMARVLPRVRRSGLAYLPVTHRGTGGGTRLRAAGGVLDVVARHRSPVVVAATGGPPRLDARTLAEAAALRGAPFVHAVTPAGWVPPPLRLAPAG, encoded by the coding sequence ATGTCGTCCCCGGTACCGCCGTCGCCCCCGATGCCCCTGACGGCCGCCCTCCCCGACCCCGCCGCCATCGCCGCGGCGGCGCCCGCCCCGGTCGTGGCACCGCCGGTCACCGCCCTGCTGGCGGACTCCGTGCGGGACGTCGCCGTGATCGACACCGCGGTGCGGCTGGCCGGGCCGCGCCGGGCGCCCCTGCTGATCGTGGTCGCCCTGCCCCAGCACCCCCACCCGCCGCCCACGCCCGAGGCGGACGAGTACGCCGCCCGCCTGGTGATGGCCCGGGTGCTGCCACGGGTCCGGCGCTCCGGCCTGGCGTACCTCCCCGTCACCCACCGCGGCACGGGCGGCGGCACCCGGCTGCGGGCGGCGGGCGGGGTGCTGGACGTGGTCGCCCGCCACCGGTCCCCGGTGGTCGTGGCCGCCACCGGCGGCCCGCCCCGGCTGGACGCCCGGACCCTGGCGGAGGCCGCGGCCCTGCGCGGCGCGCCGTTCGTCCACGCCGTCACGCCCGCCGGATGGGTTCCGCCGCCGCTGCGGCTCGCGCCCGCCGGGTGA
- a CDS encoding helix-turn-helix transcriptional regulator produces MTSVPPTRGDQWTFLTNHARVLLHIARDPDVRLRDVAASVGITERAVQLIVGDLEAAGYLTRTRVGRRNRYTIDPTVALRHPAEADHPVGDLLGAFLHREDAPAP; encoded by the coding sequence GTGACGAGCGTGCCTCCCACCCGTGGTGACCAGTGGACGTTCCTGACCAACCACGCCCGCGTCCTGCTGCACATCGCCCGCGACCCGGACGTGCGCCTCCGGGACGTCGCCGCGTCCGTCGGCATCACCGAGCGGGCCGTGCAGCTCATCGTCGGCGACCTGGAAGCGGCCGGGTACCTGACCCGCACCCGCGTCGGCCGCCGCAACCGGTACACCATCGACCCGACCGTGGCCCTGCGCCACCCCGCCGAGGCCGACCACCCCGTCGGGGACCTCCTCGGCGCCTTCCTGCACCGCGAGGACGCCCCGGCCCCGTAG